A section of the Lepus europaeus isolate LE1 chromosome 10, mLepTim1.pri, whole genome shotgun sequence genome encodes:
- the C10H20orf141 gene encoding uncharacterized protein C20orf141 homolog has translation MTQLCLPRPKALPALLPVSPRGLGAGEGPSGAARAHVSSWDPSQARLLDSALGLGALGLTIRAIFSMAGPALLLLLLLLCFLAFDLLHRPAGRTLPQHRLLIRGQNQGAGEGPGQQESPLCPMVPAPAQLSPQNALLLLLMGLGLLLGAHGLPLALLGLAFCLHPWA, from the exons ATGACCCAGCTCTGCCTACCCAGGCCCAAAGCCCTCCCAGCTCTACTCCCTGTCTCTCCCagaggcctgggtgctggggaggggcccagTGGTGCAGCACGTGCACATGTGTCCTCCTGGGACCCTAGCCAGGCCCGGCTCCTGGACAGTGCCCTAGGGCTGGGGGCACTGGGGCTGACAATTCGTGCAATCTTTTCCATGGCCGGCccggccctgctgctgctgctgctgctgctctgcttcctggccttTGACCTGCTCCACAG GCCTGCAGGCCGCACCCTGCCACAGCACAGACTTCTCATCAGGGGCCAGAATCAGGGGGCAGgcgagggcccagggcagcaagagtctcccctctgccccatggtgccagcccctgcacagcTCAGCCCCCAGAATGCACTGCTCCTGCTGctcatggggctggggctgctcttGGGAGCCCATGGTCTGCCCTTGGCCTTGCTGGGCCTGGCTTTCTGCCTCCACCCTTGGGCCTGA
- the PCED1A gene encoding PC-esterase domain-containing protein 1A isoform X1, with the protein MVFCLKNKEARRLSRSAMVHFQASEVQQLLHNKFVVILGDSIQRAVYKDLVLLLQKDSLLTAAQLKAKGELSFEQDQLVAGGQLGELHNGTQYREVRQFCSGSGHHLVRFYFLTRVYSEYLEDVLEELTYGPAPDLVIINSCLWDLSRYGRCSMESYRENLERVFVRMDQVLPDSCLLVWNMAMPLGERVTGGFLLPELQPLAGSLRRDVVEGNFYSATLAGDHCFDVLDLHFHFRHAVRHRHRDGVHWDQHAHRHLSHLLLTHVADAWGVELPKRDSPPDPWIEDWPETDHPFQGSHKQPPGFGEQLALPLPLPSPLPPPLPFPYSLPQPLPPPVFPPLPQDVPLFPGQTFPPHEFFNFKPMEDFSMAPHLGCCPGVNFVPGLLPSQVPGPHGRQRGPVVHRGMSRCVSSSPYQVPRMGVPCRQRLRHSDKLIQAHKLDRRSAAHSGTWPG; encoded by the exons ATGGTCTTCTGTCTGAAGAACAAGGAGGCGCGCCGCCTGTCGCGAAGCGCCATGGTCCACTTCCAGGcctcggaagtgcagcagctactACACAACAAGTTCGTGGTCATCTTGGGGGACTCCA TCCAGCGGGCTGTGTACAAGGACCTGGTGCTTCTGCTGCAGAAAGACTCACTGCTCACAGCTGCCCAGCTGAAAGCCAAG ggggagctgaGCTTTGAACAGGACCAGCTGGTCGCTGGGGGCCAGCTAGGCGAGCTGCACAACGGGACGCAGTACCGTGAGGTCCGCCAGTTCTGCTCGGGTTCTGGCCACCACCTTGTGCGCTTCTACTTCCTCACTCGCGTTTACTCCGAGTACCTCGAGGACGTCTTGGAGGAGCTGACCTACGGGCCTGCTCCGGACCTGGTCATCATCAACTCCTGCCTCTGGGATCTCTCCAg ATATGGCCGCTGCTCCATGGAGAGCTACCGGGAGAACCTGGAGCGAGTATTTGTGCGCATGGACCAGGTGTTGCCTGACTCCTGCCTGCTGGTGTGGAACATGGCTATGCCCCTGGGGGAGCGTGTCACTGGGGGTTTCCTCCTGCCAGAG ctgcagcccctggctggctcTCTGCGGCGGGACGTGGTTGAAGGGAACTTCTACAGCGCGACACTGGCCGGAGACCACTGTTTCGACGTCCTAGACCTCCACTTTCATTTCCGGCATGCCGTACGACACCGTCATCGAGATGGTGTCCACTGGGACCAGCATGCACACCGCCACCTCTCACACCTGCTTCTGACCCATGTGGCTGATGCCTGGGGCGTGGAGCTGCCCAAGCGTGACAGTCCCCCCG ACCCGTGGATTGAGGACTGGCCAGAGACGGATCATCCTTTCCAGGGGAGCCATAAGCAGCCCCCAGGCTTCGGGGAGCAGCTGGCCTTGCCCCTACCCCTGCCCTCTCCTTTACCTCCTCCCTTACCTTTCCCCTACTCCCTTCCTCAGCCCTTGCCGCCTCCCGtgttcccacccctgccccaggatgTCCCCCTTTTCCCCGGCCAGACCTTCCCACCCCATGAATTCTTCAATTTTAAACCAATGGAGGACTTCTCGATGGCACCCCACTTAG GATGTTGCCCTGGAGTGAACTTTGTGCCTGGCCTCCTGCCATCGCAAGTCCCTGGCCCCCACGGTCGGCAGCGGGGCCCAGTAGTCCACCGCGGGATGTCACGCTGTGTTTCCAGCAGCCCCTACCAGGTGCCGAGGATGGGGgtgccctgcaggcagcggctcagaCACTCAGACAAACTGATCCAAGCACACAAATTGGACAGACGGTCTGCTGCCCATTCTGGGACCTGGCCTGGGTAG
- the TMEM239 gene encoding transmembrane protein 239, whose translation MMQPPRVETDTIGAGEGPQPAVPWSAWVTRQGWVRWWACHVPRSWAQWWSTSGWRQPLQRVLWGLEGILYLLLALMLCHALFTTGSHLLGSLWPVVATVWSHLLPAILLLVLSALPALLFTASFLLLFSTLLSLVGLITSMTHPGYAQDLDQ comes from the coding sequence ATGATGCAGCCGCCGCGAGTGGAAACAGACACCATTGGGGCCGGCGAGGGACCGCAGCCGGCGGTGCCCTGGTCGGCCTGGGTCACCCGGCAGGGCTGGGTGCGCTGGTGGGCATGCCACGTGCCCCGGAGCTGGGCCCAGTGGTGGTCCACATCCGGCTGGCGGCAGCCCCTGCAGCGTGTGCTGTGGGGTCTGGAGGGCATACTCTACCTGCTGTTGGCACTGATGCTGTGCCACGCACTGTTCACCACcggctcccacctgctgggctccctgTGGCCCGTCGTGGCCACAGTGTGGAGCCACCTGCTGCCGGCCATCCTCTTGCTGGTGCTCAGTGCCCTGCCCGCCCTACTCTTCACGGCCtctttcctgctgcttttctccacGCTGCTGAGCCTCGTGGGCCTCATCACCTCCATGACTCACCCAGGCTACGCTCAGGACTTAGACCAATAG
- the PCED1A gene encoding PC-esterase domain-containing protein 1A isoform X2 encodes MVFCLKNKEARRLSRSAMVHFQASEVQQLLHNKFVVILGDSIQRAVYKDLVLLLQKDSLLTAAQLKAKGELSFEQDQLVAGGQLGELHNGTQYREVRQFCSGSGHHLVRFYFLTRVYSEYLEDVLEELTYGPAPDLVIINSCLWDLSRYGRCSMESYRENLERVFVRMDQVLPDSCLLLQPLAGSLRRDVVEGNFYSATLAGDHCFDVLDLHFHFRHAVRHRHRDGVHWDQHAHRHLSHLLLTHVADAWGVELPKRDSPPDPWIEDWPETDHPFQGSHKQPPGFGEQLALPLPLPSPLPPPLPFPYSLPQPLPPPVFPPLPQDVPLFPGQTFPPHEFFNFKPMEDFSMAPHLGCCPGVNFVPGLLPSQVPGPHGRQRGPVVHRGMSRCVSSSPYQVPRMGVPCRQRLRHSDKLIQAHKLDRRSAAHSGTWPG; translated from the exons ATGGTCTTCTGTCTGAAGAACAAGGAGGCGCGCCGCCTGTCGCGAAGCGCCATGGTCCACTTCCAGGcctcggaagtgcagcagctactACACAACAAGTTCGTGGTCATCTTGGGGGACTCCA TCCAGCGGGCTGTGTACAAGGACCTGGTGCTTCTGCTGCAGAAAGACTCACTGCTCACAGCTGCCCAGCTGAAAGCCAAG ggggagctgaGCTTTGAACAGGACCAGCTGGTCGCTGGGGGCCAGCTAGGCGAGCTGCACAACGGGACGCAGTACCGTGAGGTCCGCCAGTTCTGCTCGGGTTCTGGCCACCACCTTGTGCGCTTCTACTTCCTCACTCGCGTTTACTCCGAGTACCTCGAGGACGTCTTGGAGGAGCTGACCTACGGGCCTGCTCCGGACCTGGTCATCATCAACTCCTGCCTCTGGGATCTCTCCAg ATATGGCCGCTGCTCCATGGAGAGCTACCGGGAGAACCTGGAGCGAGTATTTGTGCGCATGGACCAGGTGTTGCCTGACTCCTGCCTGCTG ctgcagcccctggctggctcTCTGCGGCGGGACGTGGTTGAAGGGAACTTCTACAGCGCGACACTGGCCGGAGACCACTGTTTCGACGTCCTAGACCTCCACTTTCATTTCCGGCATGCCGTACGACACCGTCATCGAGATGGTGTCCACTGGGACCAGCATGCACACCGCCACCTCTCACACCTGCTTCTGACCCATGTGGCTGATGCCTGGGGCGTGGAGCTGCCCAAGCGTGACAGTCCCCCCG ACCCGTGGATTGAGGACTGGCCAGAGACGGATCATCCTTTCCAGGGGAGCCATAAGCAGCCCCCAGGCTTCGGGGAGCAGCTGGCCTTGCCCCTACCCCTGCCCTCTCCTTTACCTCCTCCCTTACCTTTCCCCTACTCCCTTCCTCAGCCCTTGCCGCCTCCCGtgttcccacccctgccccaggatgTCCCCCTTTTCCCCGGCCAGACCTTCCCACCCCATGAATTCTTCAATTTTAAACCAATGGAGGACTTCTCGATGGCACCCCACTTAG GATGTTGCCCTGGAGTGAACTTTGTGCCTGGCCTCCTGCCATCGCAAGTCCCTGGCCCCCACGGTCGGCAGCGGGGCCCAGTAGTCCACCGCGGGATGTCACGCTGTGTTTCCAGCAGCCCCTACCAGGTGCCGAGGATGGGGgtgccctgcaggcagcggctcagaCACTCAGACAAACTGATCCAAGCACACAAATTGGACAGACGGTCTGCTGCCCATTCTGGGACCTGGCCTGGGTAG